In Candidatus Roseilinea sp., one DNA window encodes the following:
- a CDS encoding glycosyl transferase produces MNIVHLAPFAFSPKATVSARILPMATALARRGHRVTVLIPPYDNPADTGKTWEREGVQVENARLGNEKSGVGVYLSLANQLARRARQLQPDVIHIFKPVGVAALAMWLLKRQPATRDLKLILDNDDWEGRGGWLDVNPYPPAQKLFMQWQERWALRAASQITCASEVLVERTRQFRGTRGRSANGVYLLPNGPDEALRAQVAQAQAKREALRTQFGWRQPVAIYAGTVPRNHDLDIAACAIRRLPDMRWVIIATGDGVTSLRQVIASAGIAHRVEWHGFMPHAQLVERLVAADIAIYPYRDTNINRAKCSGKVMDYMACGKPMVVSDVGMNRVYLEHARSGLLTPPGDTEAFYAAMKCLLDDPAFADRLGGAAQQRIWTQFGWAGRIGLLERIYAAG; encoded by the coding sequence ATGAACATCGTCCATCTCGCGCCTTTCGCCTTTTCGCCCAAGGCCACCGTCAGCGCGCGCATCCTGCCGATGGCGACGGCGCTCGCCCGGCGCGGTCATCGGGTGACCGTCCTCATCCCGCCTTACGACAACCCGGCCGATACCGGCAAGACGTGGGAGCGCGAGGGCGTGCAGGTGGAGAACGCCAGGCTCGGCAATGAGAAGTCGGGAGTGGGTGTGTATCTCAGCCTGGCAAATCAGCTTGCTCGGCGCGCGCGTCAGCTCCAACCCGACGTGATTCACATTTTCAAGCCGGTTGGCGTCGCCGCGCTCGCCATGTGGTTGCTCAAACGGCAACCTGCAACCCGCGACCTGAAACTGATTCTCGACAACGACGACTGGGAAGGCCGCGGCGGATGGCTGGATGTCAATCCCTATCCGCCTGCACAGAAGTTGTTCATGCAGTGGCAGGAACGTTGGGCGTTGCGCGCTGCCTCACAGATCACCTGCGCCAGCGAGGTCCTTGTCGAGCGCACCCGCCAATTCAGAGGGACGCGCGGGCGGTCGGCGAACGGCGTCTATCTCCTGCCGAACGGGCCGGACGAGGCGCTGCGCGCACAAGTCGCCCAGGCGCAGGCAAAGCGAGAAGCATTGCGCACGCAGTTCGGCTGGCGCCAACCCGTGGCTATCTATGCCGGCACGGTTCCACGCAATCACGACCTGGACATCGCGGCCTGTGCGATTCGGCGCTTGCCCGACATGCGCTGGGTCATCATTGCGACGGGCGACGGCGTCACCTCGCTTCGGCAGGTCATCGCATCCGCCGGCATCGCCCACCGCGTCGAATGGCACGGCTTCATGCCACATGCGCAACTTGTGGAGCGGCTGGTCGCCGCCGACATTGCGATCTACCCCTACCGCGACACGAACATCAACCGCGCCAAGTGCAGCGGCAAAGTGATGGACTACATGGCTTGCGGCAAGCCGATGGTCGTGAGCGACGTGGGCATGAATCGCGTCTATCTGGAGCATGCACGCTCCGGCCTGCTCACCCCACCGGGCGACACCGAAGCGTTCTACGCAGCGATGAAGTGTCTGCTCGACGATCCTGCATTCGCCGATCGCCTCGGTGGCGCAGCGCAACAGCGCATCTGGACGCAGTTCGGCTGGGCGGGGCGCATCGGCCTGCTGGAGCGCATCTACGCCGCCGGCTGA
- a CDS encoding fumarylacetoacetate hydrolase, giving the protein MRLVQFLDEAGRQRVGVPSDDGSQLRVVREAAGVYELALEAARSGRSLGELVARRLSDEVVSYDRVIAERRILPPFTHPEPARLLLSGTGLNHLGSALARNAMHAQAHASGDAPMKKTDSLILFEWGLAGGKPAPGEIGSQPEWFYKGDGSWVTSPEQPLLMPPWALDGGEEAELAGLYVIGDDGEVLRVGFALANEFSDHVMERQNYLYLAHSKLRPCSFGPEVLLGDIPTGVTGEVRVRRGDAVIWAESFATGEANMSHTIANIEHHHFKYAPFRRPGDAHVHFFGASALSCAAGVTAQPGDVFEIESPLFGRPLRNPLMRSAERNVLVRVRVL; this is encoded by the coding sequence ATGCGTCTGGTGCAATTCCTCGACGAAGCCGGCCGGCAGCGCGTCGGCGTGCCGTCCGACGACGGCAGCCAACTGCGCGTGGTGCGCGAAGCCGCCGGTGTGTACGAACTGGCGCTTGAGGCGGCGCGGTCAGGCCGTTCACTCGGTGAACTTGTCGCGCGGCGCTTGAGCGATGAGGTCGTTTCCTACGACCGCGTCATCGCCGAGCGGCGCATCCTGCCGCCGTTTACGCACCCCGAACCGGCGCGGCTGTTGCTCTCCGGCACCGGCCTGAACCATCTCGGCAGCGCCCTGGCCCGCAACGCGATGCATGCGCAGGCCCATGCGTCAGGCGACGCGCCGATGAAGAAGACCGACTCGCTCATCTTGTTCGAGTGGGGCCTAGCCGGTGGCAAACCCGCGCCCGGCGAAATCGGCAGCCAGCCCGAATGGTTCTACAAAGGCGATGGGTCGTGGGTCACGTCGCCGGAGCAGCCACTGCTCATGCCACCCTGGGCGCTGGATGGCGGCGAAGAAGCCGAGCTGGCCGGGCTATACGTGATCGGCGACGACGGCGAAGTGCTGCGCGTTGGCTTTGCGCTGGCCAACGAGTTCTCCGATCACGTGATGGAGCGGCAAAACTATCTTTATCTGGCGCATTCCAAGTTGCGCCCGTGCTCGTTCGGCCCGGAGGTGCTGCTTGGCGACATACCGACCGGCGTGACCGGCGAGGTGCGCGTTCGGCGCGGCGACGCGGTGATCTGGGCGGAGTCGTTCGCAACCGGCGAGGCCAACATGTCGCACACCATCGCCAATATCGAACACCATCACTTCAAGTATGCGCCGTTTCGCCGACCGGGCGATGCACACGTGCATTTCTTCGGCGCGTCGGCGCTGAGTTGCGCTGCCGGGGTGACGGCGCAGCCCGGCGACGTGTTCGAGATCGAGTCGCCTTTGTTTGGGCGCCCCCTGCGCAATCCGCTGATGCGCTCCGCCGAGCGCAACGTGCTCGTGCGCGTTCGGGTGTTGTAA
- a CDS encoding penicillin-binding protein 1A, protein MLRRLRLRRALIILLVIAVVAPLAAFAALWFTLPDVSQLYRRTQTPSTRILDRHGRLLYEIFDPRSLSGGRHTPIPLERIPLRLRQATIAVEDASFYDNPGVDLVGIARALWINLRGGEALAGGSTITQQLARMLLLDPDERSQRTLLRKLRESLLAWQIAQRYSKDEVLALYLNQVYYGNLAYGVEAAARTYFGRSVSELDLAECALLAGLPQSPVAYDPFNDPALAKRRQAIVLDLMVKNDMIGADEAQVAKQARLSYAPAPFEIRAPHFVSYVRHWLEREFGVDTVVRGGLVVTTTLDLALNDAAQDIVRAHLRRLANPAERPGLSHNANNAALVALDPRTGEILAMVGSPNYFDARISGAVNAAIALRQPGSAIKPITYATAFAKGELTAATPIYDVRTAFPTREGLPYVPVNYDRRHYGPLSARQALATSNNTAAVSVLQRIGIAAMLDQAGAMGIRSFKDPNNYGLAITLGGGEVRLLELVAAYGAFANQGQRVDPYAVLEVKTVNGATLYRRPAQYATRNTVLDPRVAWLISDILTDNAARAPAFGESSVLRLSRPAAVKTGTTTDFRDNWTVGYTPQIVAGVWVGNADGQPMQRISGVTGAGPIWHDFMEIAHRALPVRWFERPPGLVRVEVCAPSGMLPSPDCTQTRPEWFLEGTQPTQADTWHRRVRVDATTGWPASADTPRERIVERVMLDLPAPLREWARAQGWPVLAPGMRDDHPSLLITHQDIAIIRPDPGTIYRAAKELPSSVQRVPLEVHVDTADVVAVDVALVTGEVIARFDQAPYRAFWQLRAGRHVLVARARLRDGRVIESEPVHITVLP, encoded by the coding sequence ATGCTCCGTCGTTTGCGGCTCAGACGCGCGTTGATCATTTTGCTGGTCATCGCCGTCGTTGCGCCGTTGGCGGCCTTTGCTGCGCTGTGGTTCACGCTGCCGGATGTGAGCCAGCTCTACCGACGCACCCAGACGCCCAGCACGCGCATCCTGGATCGCCACGGCCGGCTGCTGTATGAGATCTTCGATCCACGCAGCTTGAGCGGCGGACGCCACACGCCGATCCCACTCGAACGCATCCCGCTGCGCTTGCGCCAGGCGACGATTGCCGTCGAAGATGCCAGCTTCTACGACAACCCCGGCGTAGATCTCGTCGGCATCGCCCGTGCGCTGTGGATCAACCTGCGCGGCGGCGAAGCACTGGCCGGCGGCAGCACCATCACCCAGCAGCTCGCCCGCATGTTGCTGCTCGACCCCGATGAGCGCAGCCAACGCACGCTGCTGCGCAAGCTGCGTGAGTCACTGCTGGCATGGCAGATCGCGCAGCGCTACTCGAAGGATGAAGTGCTGGCGCTCTACCTGAACCAGGTCTATTACGGCAACTTGGCTTATGGGGTTGAGGCCGCCGCGCGCACCTACTTCGGCAGGTCGGTGAGCGAACTGGACCTGGCCGAATGCGCGCTGCTGGCCGGCTTGCCGCAGTCACCCGTCGCCTACGACCCATTCAACGATCCGGCGCTGGCCAAGCGCCGCCAAGCCATCGTGCTCGACCTGATGGTGAAGAACGACATGATCGGTGCGGACGAGGCGCAGGTTGCCAAGCAGGCGCGCCTGTCTTATGCGCCGGCGCCGTTCGAGATCCGCGCGCCGCATTTCGTGAGCTACGTGCGGCATTGGTTAGAGCGCGAGTTCGGCGTGGATACGGTGGTGCGCGGCGGACTGGTGGTGACGACCACGCTCGACCTGGCGCTGAACGACGCCGCGCAGGACATCGTGCGCGCACATCTGCGCCGTTTGGCGAACCCAGCCGAACGGCCTGGCCTGAGCCACAACGCGAATAACGCCGCGCTGGTGGCGCTCGACCCACGCACCGGTGAAATTCTGGCCATGGTGGGCAGCCCGAATTACTTCGACGCCCGGATCAGCGGCGCGGTGAATGCGGCCATTGCGCTGCGCCAGCCCGGCAGCGCCATCAAACCGATCACCTACGCGACTGCTTTTGCCAAAGGCGAACTCACGGCGGCTACGCCGATCTACGACGTGCGCACGGCCTTCCCCACCCGCGAGGGATTGCCGTATGTGCCGGTGAACTACGATCGCCGGCATTACGGCCCGCTCAGCGCGCGCCAGGCGTTGGCCACCTCCAACAACACGGCCGCGGTGAGCGTGCTGCAGCGCATCGGCATCGCGGCCATGCTCGACCAGGCCGGCGCGATGGGCATCCGCTCGTTCAAAGACCCCAACAACTATGGGCTGGCGATTACGCTTGGCGGCGGCGAAGTACGGCTGCTCGAATTGGTCGCTGCATACGGCGCGTTCGCCAACCAGGGCCAACGCGTTGATCCCTACGCCGTCCTCGAAGTCAAGACTGTGAACGGCGCAACGCTCTACCGGCGACCCGCGCAATACGCTACACGCAATACCGTGCTCGACCCGCGCGTTGCCTGGCTGATCAGCGACATCCTGACCGACAACGCCGCGCGCGCGCCGGCCTTCGGCGAATCGAGCGTGCTCAGGCTGTCGCGCCCGGCCGCCGTCAAGACCGGCACCACGACCGACTTCCGTGACAATTGGACGGTGGGCTATACACCCCAGATCGTGGCCGGGGTGTGGGTGGGCAACGCCGACGGCCAACCCATGCAGCGCATCAGCGGCGTGACCGGCGCCGGCCCGATCTGGCACGACTTCATGGAGATAGCCCATCGCGCGCTGCCGGTGCGTTGGTTCGAGCGTCCGCCCGGCCTGGTGCGCGTCGAAGTGTGCGCGCCGTCCGGCATGCTGCCGTCGCCCGATTGCACCCAGACCCGCCCGGAGTGGTTTCTAGAGGGCACGCAGCCGACGCAAGCGGACACTTGGCATCGTCGCGTGCGCGTGGATGCGACGACCGGCTGGCCGGCTTCCGCGGATACGCCGCGCGAACGCATCGTCGAGCGCGTGATGCTCGACCTGCCGGCGCCGTTGCGCGAGTGGGCGCGCGCGCAGGGTTGGCCCGTGCTTGCTCCCGGCATGAGGGACGATCACCCATCATTGCTCATCACTCATCAAGACATCGCCATCATCCGCCCCGATCCCGGCACGATCTACCGTGCAGCGAAGGAGCTGCCGTCGTCGGTTCAACGCGTGCCACTAGAAGTACACGTGGACACAGCAGACGTGGTCGCCGTGGACGTGGCGCTGGTGACCGGCGAGGTGATTGCGCGCTTCGATCAGGCACCCTACCGCGCGTTCTGGCAGCTCCGCGCTGGCCGGCACGTGTTGGTTGCGCGGGCGCGCCTGCGCGATGGCCGCGTCATCGAGAGCGAGCCGGTGCATATCACTGTGTTGCCGTGA
- a CDS encoding 2-dehydropantoate 2-reductase → MRFLIFGAGAVGTWIGANLIMARQTVTFVGRMPFAQAACAQGIHVTLPGGETWRLRDVDVATDLAEALQRPPLTYDAVLLCMKAYALDQAIAELQSCQDGLSGALLVAFQNGVGSEEKLAAAFGEQRTLAATLTSPISVEGPAAVRLERLGGGVGLAALSPNRSWQPVAHALSRAPLLSLKTYADWRAMKWSKLLLNIMGNATSALLGVPVAEIYSDRQLFALEMRMLREALAVMKAHTPPIVAVNLPGHPARMLALALRLLPDSALQALLSRRVAKGRGDKYPSLYYDAADRSGRSEVDVLNGAIAEAGRRLGVPTPVNAALTEMVQQVVRPDATLSPQAARRALEQLAQV, encoded by the coding sequence ATGCGATTCTTGATATTCGGTGCAGGCGCAGTCGGCACATGGATCGGGGCGAACCTAATCATGGCCCGCCAAACGGTCACGTTCGTCGGCCGCATGCCGTTTGCACAGGCAGCTTGCGCACAGGGCATTCACGTCACGTTGCCCGGCGGCGAGACCTGGCGCCTGCGCGATGTAGATGTGGCGACCGATCTGGCCGAGGCGCTGCAGCGCCCGCCGCTGACCTATGACGCCGTGCTGTTGTGCATGAAGGCGTATGCGCTCGATCAGGCCATCGCCGAGCTGCAGAGTTGTCAGGATGGATTGTCCGGGGCGCTGCTCGTCGCTTTCCAGAATGGGGTGGGGAGCGAAGAGAAGCTGGCGGCGGCGTTTGGTGAGCAGCGCACGCTTGCCGCGACGTTGACCAGTCCGATCTCGGTCGAAGGGCCGGCTGCGGTGCGCCTGGAGCGGTTGGGCGGCGGCGTTGGTCTGGCGGCGCTCTCGCCGAATCGGTCGTGGCAACCGGTTGCGCATGCGCTGTCGCGTGCGCCGTTGCTCAGCCTGAAGACCTATGCCGATTGGCGCGCTATGAAATGGTCGAAGTTGTTACTCAATATCATGGGTAACGCCACCAGCGCGCTGTTGGGCGTGCCCGTGGCCGAGATCTACAGCGACCGTCAGCTCTTCGCGCTGGAGATGCGCATGCTGCGCGAGGCCCTGGCGGTGATGAAAGCGCACACGCCGCCGATTGTCGCGGTTAACCTGCCGGGCCATCCCGCGCGCATGCTGGCGCTTGCGCTTAGGTTGCTGCCGGATTCGGCGCTGCAGGCGTTGTTATCGCGCCGGGTCGCCAAGGGCCGCGGTGACAAATATCCGTCGCTCTACTACGACGCAGCCGACCGATCCGGCCGGTCCGAAGTGGACGTGTTGAACGGCGCGATTGCCGAGGCCGGGCGCCGACTGGGCGTGCCGACACCGGTGAACGCCGCGTTGACAGAGATGGTGCAGCAGGTCGTCCGCCCAGATGCGACGTTGTCGCCCCAAGCCGCGCGCCGCGCGCTTGAACAACTTGCCCAGGTCTGA
- the ugpE gene encoding sn-glycerol-3-phosphate transport system permease protein UgpE yields the protein MAISQPFPAATPASRADRRRKPLRPSRVVLYAVVLFFAALFGFPLLWTLMASLKTVQETFAYPPVFFPAVPQFGNYIRVLSVERIPVLLWTWNAAYITALTTLGTVITASLVGYSFARFSYRGRDALFLITLATLTLPAQVTLIPQFVLFHRLGWINTHLPLWVPAWFGGGAFGIFLMRQFFLTIPRDLDEAALIDGASYPRIFWSVLLPLLKPPIVTLAIITALATWSDYQSPIIYLNSPDKFTISVGLHFFVQSPEVGGEPLQHLLMAACVLAMIPAVIIFFAGQRYFVQGVVMSGLKG from the coding sequence ATGGCGATTAGTCAACCCTTCCCGGCAGCCACGCCGGCGTCGCGCGCCGACCGCCGTCGCAAGCCCCTACGCCCATCGCGCGTTGTGCTATACGCCGTCGTTTTGTTCTTTGCCGCGCTCTTTGGTTTCCCTTTGTTGTGGACGCTGATGGCGTCGCTCAAGACGGTTCAGGAGACGTTCGCCTATCCACCGGTGTTCTTCCCGGCCGTGCCGCAATTCGGCAACTACATTCGCGTCCTCAGCGTCGAGCGCATCCCCGTGTTGCTGTGGACGTGGAACGCGGCCTACATCACAGCGTTGACCACGTTGGGCACGGTCATCACTGCGTCACTGGTGGGCTATTCGTTCGCCCGCTTCTCGTATCGCGGCCGAGATGCGCTGTTCTTGATCACGCTGGCTACGCTGACGCTGCCGGCGCAGGTGACGCTGATCCCGCAGTTCGTGCTGTTCCACCGCCTGGGCTGGATCAACACGCATCTGCCGCTGTGGGTGCCGGCCTGGTTCGGCGGTGGCGCCTTCGGCATCTTTCTCATGCGCCAGTTCTTTCTCACCATCCCGCGCGACCTGGACGAGGCCGCGCTGATTGACGGCGCGAGTTACCCGCGTATCTTCTGGTCGGTGTTGTTGCCGTTGCTGAAGCCGCCCATCGTCACGCTGGCGATCATCACGGCGCTGGCCACGTGGAGCGATTATCAGAGTCCGATTATCTACTTGAACTCGCCGGATAAATTCACCATCTCGGTCGGTTTGCATTTCTTCGTGCAATCGCCGGAGGTGGGCGGCGAGCCTTTGCAACACCTGCTGATGGCGGCGTGCGTGCTGGCGATGATCCCCGCGGTGATTATCTTCTTTGCCGGCCAACGCTACTTCGTGCAGGGCGTCGTGATGTCCGGGTTGAAAGGGTGA
- a CDS encoding alcohol dehydrogenase: MPREIVTRDGTSFRFREYHLDALGPNEVRVRVQFAAPKHGTELQLITGSSFERKEWHPELRMFLPRPTPAEPQAPAERPERNIGNMIVGVVSEVGSAVTRFRPGERVFGYGPIREVHQAPEDKLRPLGDLSEVDAVCVDPAHVAFVAVRDGNIRIGDSVAVFGLGAIGLMVVQIARAGGARKVFAVDPLPMRRAFAERHGADRALDPNTCDVALEIKRATGNKGVDVSIETSGAGRALHEAIRCLRQCGTVVHVPWGPKDCRDLNLSEEFHHNRPTLVGSQAWSGWENPDRSYPLWDHERAYQTTIELFCAGLITGAGVVTPIVSFEDAPEALVAIRERPETTIKFGVRFGGHD, encoded by the coding sequence ATGCCCCGTGAGATCGTCACCCGCGACGGGACCTCTTTTCGCTTTCGTGAATATCACCTCGACGCGCTCGGCCCGAACGAAGTGCGCGTCCGGGTGCAGTTCGCCGCGCCCAAACACGGCACGGAGCTGCAGCTGATCACCGGAAGCTCCTTCGAGCGCAAAGAATGGCACCCCGAGCTGCGCATGTTTCTACCGCGCCCGACGCCGGCAGAGCCGCAAGCACCGGCGGAACGACCGGAGCGCAACATCGGCAACATGATCGTCGGCGTCGTGAGCGAGGTGGGAAGCGCCGTAACCCGGTTTCGGCCAGGCGAGCGCGTGTTCGGCTACGGGCCGATCCGCGAAGTGCATCAAGCGCCGGAAGACAAGCTGCGACCGCTGGGCGACTTGTCGGAAGTGGATGCCGTGTGCGTGGATCCGGCACACGTCGCCTTCGTAGCCGTGCGCGACGGCAACATCCGCATCGGCGACTCCGTCGCCGTGTTCGGCCTAGGCGCGATCGGCCTGATGGTCGTGCAGATCGCGCGGGCCGGCGGGGCGCGCAAAGTCTTCGCCGTGGATCCGCTGCCGATGCGCCGCGCCTTCGCCGAGCGCCACGGCGCCGATCGAGCGCTCGACCCGAACACATGCGACGTCGCCCTCGAAATCAAGCGTGCCACCGGCAATAAGGGCGTGGACGTGTCTATCGAGACCTCTGGGGCTGGCCGCGCATTGCACGAAGCGATCCGTTGCCTGCGGCAATGCGGCACGGTGGTGCATGTGCCGTGGGGGCCGAAGGACTGCCGCGATCTGAACCTGAGCGAGGAGTTCCATCACAACCGACCCACCCTCGTCGGCAGCCAGGCATGGAGTGGCTGGGAGAACCCCGACCGTTCCTACCCGCTTTGGGATCACGAACGGGCCTATCAGACGACGATCGAACTCTTCTGCGCTGGGCTGATCACCGGCGCGGGCGTGGTCACGCCGATCGTGTCGTTCGAGGATGCGCCGGAAGCGCTGGTGGCCATCCGCGAGCGCCCGGAGACGACGATCAAGTTCGGCGTCAGGTTTGGAGGTCATGATTGA
- a CDS encoding ATPase produces the protein MTIASIASLKTIDDLEAALRAQNYIAERSLATSIFLALKLRRPLFLEGEAGVGKTEIAKVLAAALDTELIRLQCYEGLDVNHAVYDWNYTRQIMHIRLMEAKGERIEDEEAELFGPKFLLKRPLLQAIEDSREKPPVLLIDELDRSDEEFEAFLLEVLSDFQITIPEIGTIKAQQPPIVIITSNRTREIHDALKRRCIYQWIDYPSFEKELAIVRAKVPHAPAQLAKQVTQFVQELRRAELYKLPGIAETLDWIAALVALDQTALDERIVDETLGVILKYQDDVVKARTELNKSILAVISTGYA, from the coding sequence ATGACCATCGCCTCAATCGCTTCGCTCAAGACCATTGACGACTTGGAAGCGGCGCTGCGCGCGCAGAACTATATCGCCGAGCGCAGTTTGGCCACGTCCATCTTCCTGGCGCTCAAGCTGCGCCGGCCGTTATTCCTGGAAGGCGAGGCCGGCGTGGGCAAGACCGAGATCGCCAAAGTGCTCGCCGCTGCGCTGGATACTGAATTGATCCGCCTGCAGTGCTACGAGGGGTTGGACGTGAACCACGCGGTGTACGACTGGAATTACACCCGGCAGATCATGCACATCCGGCTAATGGAGGCGAAGGGCGAGCGGATCGAAGACGAAGAGGCCGAGCTATTCGGGCCGAAGTTCCTGCTCAAGCGGCCGCTGCTGCAGGCCATCGAGGACAGCCGCGAGAAGCCGCCGGTGCTGCTGATTGACGAGCTGGACCGCAGCGACGAGGAGTTCGAGGCTTTCCTGCTGGAGGTGCTGTCCGACTTCCAGATCACCATCCCGGAGATCGGCACGATCAAGGCGCAACAGCCGCCCATCGTCATCATCACCTCGAACCGCACGCGCGAGATCCACGACGCGTTGAAGCGGCGCTGCATCTACCAGTGGATAGACTATCCGAGCTTCGAGAAAGAGCTGGCGATCGTGCGCGCCAAGGTGCCGCACGCGCCGGCGCAACTGGCCAAGCAGGTCACGCAGTTCGTACAAGAGTTGCGCCGCGCCGAGCTGTACAAGTTGCCCGGCATCGCCGAGACCCTCGACTGGATCGCTGCCCTCGTCGCGCTCGACCAGACCGCGCTGGACGAGCGCATCGTGGACGAGACGTTGGGCGTGATCCTGAAGTATCAAGACGACGTGGTGAAAGCGCGCACCGAGTTGAACAAGAGCATCCTGGCCGTGATCAGCACGGGATATGCGTGA
- a CDS encoding sugar ABC transporter permease codes for MGTDARVITPARAQPHPSLLARLVGAQTAVQTHRALWGYLFALPWVLGLIFFFGGPILASLYFGFTEYAILSPPKFIGLANYDRAFNKDDLFWPSLGRTFLFTLMFVPSAIVGSLALALLLNQKLKGTTFFRTLFYIPHLIPAVALTVLWMAILQPRMGPVNAVLRALGVADPPGWLATRDTALLSVTIINVWAAVGGNTMLIFLAGLQGIPNEYYEAASIDGASAWAKFRKITLPMLSPTIFFNLVLAIIAALKVFTTAWVATQGGPSYATWFFVLHIYNEAFQNFRMGYGSALAWILAVILIAFTLIQVYASRKWVYYDGD; via the coding sequence TTGGGAACCGATGCTCGTGTGATCACGCCCGCTCGTGCCCAGCCGCACCCGTCTTTGCTTGCGAGGTTGGTTGGCGCACAAACCGCCGTGCAGACCCACCGCGCATTGTGGGGCTATCTGTTCGCGTTGCCATGGGTGCTCGGCCTGATCTTCTTCTTCGGTGGGCCGATCTTGGCGTCGCTGTACTTCGGCTTCACCGAGTATGCCATCCTCAGCCCGCCCAAGTTTATTGGCCTGGCCAACTACGACCGTGCCTTCAACAAGGACGATCTCTTCTGGCCGTCGTTAGGGCGCACCTTCCTCTTCACGCTGATGTTCGTGCCGTCGGCGATCGTTGGTTCGCTGGCGCTGGCGTTGCTGCTCAATCAGAAGCTGAAAGGAACGACGTTCTTCCGCACCCTGTTCTACATCCCGCATCTCATCCCGGCGGTTGCGCTCACAGTGTTGTGGATGGCCATCTTGCAGCCGCGAATGGGTCCGGTGAATGCGGTGCTCCGCGCGCTGGGCGTAGCCGACCCGCCCGGCTGGCTGGCTACGCGGGACACGGCGCTCTTATCGGTCACCATCATCAATGTGTGGGCGGCAGTGGGTGGTAACACGATGCTGATCTTCCTGGCCGGCTTGCAGGGGATCCCGAACGAATACTACGAGGCTGCTTCGATTGACGGCGCCAGCGCCTGGGCGAAGTTCCGCAAGATCACCTTGCCCATGCTCTCGCCGACCATCTTCTTCAACTTGGTGCTGGCCATCATCGCGGCACTGAAGGTGTTCACCACGGCGTGGGTAGCCACGCAAGGTGGGCCGTCGTACGCTACGTGGTTCTTCGTGCTGCACATCTACAACGAGGCCTTCCAGAACTTCCGCATGGGCTACGGCAGCGCGCTGGCGTGGATCCTGGCGGTCATTCTGATCGCTTTCACGCTGATCCAGGTATACGCGTCGCGCAAGTGGGTGTATTACGATGGCGATTAG